In Chitinophaga oryzae, the sequence GAAGAACAATTCGAATACAGCATCGTGTACTTCATCAGGACGGCAGTTAGCCTTGTCCACTTTGTTGATCACCACGATCGGTTTCAGGTTCAGCTGCAAAGCTTTCTGCAACACAAAACGAGTCTGTGGCATCGGACCTTCGAAAGCGTCCACCAGCAGGATTACACCATCTGCCATTTTCAATACACGCTCCACCTCACCGCCAAAGTCGGCGTGGCCCGGGGTATCGATCACATTAATCTTGGTGCCTTTGTACTCAACAGAAGCATTCTTACTGAAGATGGTAATACCACGTTCTCTTTCAAGATCGTTACTGTCCATGATCAGCTCGCCGGATTCCTGGTTGGCCCGGAAAACGTTCGTCTGGTGAAGAATTTTGTCAACCAAAGTAGTTTTACCATGGTCTACGTGCGCGATAATTGCAATATTACGAATGTTCATATACTTAATTCTTTAGCTATAAGCAGCTTGTAACTTATTGGCTCATAGCTGCAAAAATGAGGCGCAAAGGTACGAAAACCTGACGAGAATGAAGGATTCATGCTTTAAATAAATGTAACCATTTAGTCACTTGTGCAAATGCCTTCATAATCAATTAGCTATCAATTACTTACAAGAACCCACATTTCACCATGACGGAAACTGTCCTGCGCAGGCATATTCCGCCAGGTTTATGGCGGGAGATTTGATTTGCCTCCTGTTAAAAACCTATCTGCATGAAACGTACCTTTTTATTTTTATTGCTCGCCTGTTACTGCTGTTTCCTGTCACCGGTTTATGCGCAAGACACTGCAACACAAGATATTATGCTATCATCCTATCAATACCCCTACCCCGTTCATTTTTTTAAGCTCCAAACACAGGGCCAACCGCTGACAATGGCCTACATGGACATACAACCTTCCCGTCCTAACGGCCGTACGGTCGTACTGCTGCACGGCAAAAACTTCTGCGGCGCCTATTGGGACAGCACCGCCGCCAGCCTCACCAACAACGGCTACCGGGTGATCATCCCCGACCAGGTCGGATTCGGCAAATCCTCCAAACCGGCACACCTGCAGTACAGCTTCCAGCTGCTCGCACAAAACACCAAAGCATTGCTGGATACGCTCGGCATCAGCAAAGCCGCTATCCTAGGGCATTCCATGGGAGGCATGATCGCTGCCCGCTTCGCCCTCATGTACCCCGAAACCACCACCAAACTGATACTGGAAAACCCCATCGGGCTGGAAGACTGGAAAGTGGTGGTTCCGTACCAATCTGTGGATAAATGGTATCACTCTGAACTCAAACAGACCTACGACAAAATCAAACAATATCAACTGGATAATTACTACGCCGGACAATGGAAACCGGAATACGAAAAATGGGCACGTCTGCAGGCCAGCTGGATCCACAGCCCCGACTATGCCCAGGTGGCCTGGAACGCCGCCCTCACCTACGACATGATCTTCACCCAGCCCGTATACTACGAGTTTCCCAACATCCAGGCCCCCACCCTGCTCATCATCGGGCAGCGTGACCGCACCGCACTGGGCAAAGCCAATGTCCGGCCGGACATACGTTCCTCACTGGGCAACTATCCTGAACTGGGAAAAGAAGCGGCCAAACGCATCCCACACGCAACACTCGTCCCCATCGAAGGAGTAGGTCACCTGCCTCACATTGAAGCCTATACGAAATTTATTACGCCATTGCTGGATTTCCTGCAGCAATAGCCAGGCATTTGCGGCCAGGCAACAACCGGCCCATGTAAAGGAAAGCATAATGGGGTTGATTATTCTGTCATCAGTCTGACGACAAAATCCAGCGCACTCTGGTTGGCCGGATTATCAAGCGCATGCGCGATGTCCAGTTTCTCGCGCGAAGTGAGATGCCACGAGAGCGCCGCCCCCTTATCCTGCTTCTGGGGCACATACTGGAAAATGATCCGGTGGAATTTATCGGGGAAATATCCCTCCATATAATTGACCAGGTCGTCCTGGTCAAAGTCCTGCATGGCGCTCCAATGCTGCTGCATGGTAAATAAAGGCTCAAAGAGCAGGTCACTGAGGTCTTTGGTTTTCTTGATCGGGGATATATCATTTTTGCGGGTGTCCCTGATCTGTATGTACACTACCCCGCTGGTATTTTCGTTGATCCACTTGCTGAAGGTATACAGGAAACGCAAGGTGGTCTGCTGGCCGAAATTATCCCTGATGCCGGCATCCATGACGTCCACAATAGGATTGCTCGGTAAAAAAGTATTGGGCAACACATAGGGGAAAGTCGCGCACATCCGAATAGCACTGGTGACCTTCAGGTCCATCGCGTCCTGGTTGGCATAATACTGCGCAAAGTCAACACCATCAATGTCCCTTACCTGCCTGGTAGGATACAGGTACTGCGGGCTGCACAGATAGCTGATCGGTTGCGGTGAAATCATCAGCCGGCGGCCATCTGCATTAATGGTGGCATTCCAGATCAGCATCGGGATCTCGGCATTTTGTTCCGGCGCTTTATAGTCCCGCAGTATTTTATTCAGGGCATTGTCGGTATTCTGGTTCAGCTGCATTTCAAAGGCATACCCCCGGTCTTTTGCATACCGCTTGTTATCCATCTTAAAAGTGCGCCACGGCGTAATGAAGTCATTCACGGCCATAGCGCTGAACACGGAATTCAGCAGGTCCCGGGAAACACGCTCGGTATAAATACTGTCCGTGAGCCGGATCGGTTTTCCCATCCGCTGCTGATAGTACAGTTCCCGGAAATAGCTGGCTCCCAGCATACCGCCGGAAGCGCCGGTCATCAATACTGTATGTTTCATCAACCGTCCCTGTAGAAGGCTGTCCAGGCGCTGGAGCACATGCAGCGACCAGGTAGCGGAACGGCTGCCGCCGCCGCTGAAATTCAGCACCACCAGCTGCGGCTTTTTATGTGCCGGAAACTTGCTGCGCCATTTCTTCAAAATATCCAGTGATTGTTTTCTGTCTGCCTCATACCGCTCGCGGGTAAAGAACCGCTGCAAAGCTTCCACACTATACTCCGGCCTCGCTTTTTTCTGTTGGTAATCAAGTCCGTATGCCTTGTTGCGATTGTCCACCCAATTATGCTCCACCATCCAGTTGAGCCCAAACAACAATACCAGCACCACCGGAATAGACCAGGTTTGCAACAGGTAAGAGTAAGCGCCGGCCACGCCGATCAGGAAAGCGAAAAAGATCAGCACACTGGCGCCGGCCGGGATCCTGAAAACTTCATAGTCCATCATGTATGCCAGTATCACCAGGAAAATCAGCGCGCAGCCGACAGTGATCATCGCTGCGAAGTGATGCTGTTTCAGGATACTGTCGAGATAATGTTTGTTATAGTGGTCTACATTCCGTGCCCGGCGTATCTTCCACGGCGTGGAAAAATAGTTGTGCACCGGCAGCGCGTTCTCATCAGGCTCCTGCGTGGGCTTTAGGATCACCCTGAGAAAATTACGCGGGTTACCAAAACGTCGCTCCAGCCGGCGGCCGATGTTTTTATCGGCATTAAAAAAATAAAAGAAGCCAAAAAACACGACAAACAGGGCGCCGCAGATAAACCCTTCGCCCAGTAAAAGGATTTCGGGAACGGAGCTCAGCTGTTCATATCGCTGATAGGACCAGCCGCGGTAAAGCAGGCAGATAAAAAATGCCAGCGGGATCAGGGAGTTATTGAGACAGTACCGGAAAAAAGGCTGTGAGGTGGTGGCCAGGAACTTAAACCGGCCGGTATGCAGGATGAAGGTGGTGATCTGCCAGCTCATGATAAACATGCCCGTGGCCAGCCCGAGAATCGCTGTGCTGTAAAAATTCACTTTCCCCAGGTATTCCGGCGCCAGAAAGAGTGCGTCGCCTCCGAATACCTTGGCAAATCCGCCATTGATCGTGCTAAAGAGAATTACCCAGAAGATGAGCAACACCTGGTATTTCCTGAAATGCAGCAGGAGCAACTGAACAGGGAAAGAATAGTACGTTTTTATTAGGAATAGCTTCACCTTCATCTAATAAAATTACGAATTACGGATTACGAATTACGAATTAAGGGCTGTTTTATGGAGCAGTTAGTTATTAACCTTTCTATAAAGCAACCCTTAATTCGTAATTCGTAATCCGTAATTCGTAATTATTATCTGGCCCTGCTGAGATAGAGGGTCCATACCAGTGAAAGCAGCAACAGCATCCCTACGCACTGGTGCAGGATACCATAGCTGATGGGTATTTTCACCTGGCTGTTGAGCAGCGTGAGCACCCCCAGCAGCACCTGCAGTAATACCAGCAGCAAGGGCAGGTAACGGATACCATGCAGCAGGCTGTTGGCCGGTGTTTGTGCTGATTTCCACCACCAAACGGCTATCAGGATGGTGATCAGGTAGGCCAGCCCGCGGTGTATAAACTGTATAGTGATCGTGTTATGGGCAATGTCTGTCCAGAAACCGCCCTGGGAGAACATCCCGGCAGGTATCCAGGCGCCGTTGATGTCCGGCCAGGTATTGGCCACCAGCGCAGCATGCAGGCCCGCCATAAAAGCACCGTATATCAGCTGCACTGCCACCAGGACCAGCAACCAGGTATTTAACCGCTTCAGTGAAGGCACTTTGAGAATTTCTTTTGCGGGAACGCTGATTTTCAATGCAAACCAGAAAAGATAACACAACAGCACCAGCGCCGACATAAAATGTACCGCCAGGCGGATATGGCTTACGTAGAGGTTTTCATCGTTCAGGCCGCTCTTTACCATGATCCAGCCGATAAGCCCCTGCAGGCCTCCCAGCACAAAGAGCACAATCATCGGGTTGATCATCTCTTTGCTGATCTTCTTCTTCACCACGAAATAAATAAACGGTATAATAAAGACAACACCGATCAGCCGCGCCCAGTCACGATGCAGCCACTCCCAGAAATAAATGAATTTAAAATCTGATAAGGTAAAATGGTTGTTGACGTATTTATACTGCGCAATCTGCTTATATCCGTCAAAAGCTTTTTGCCAGGCCGCTTCATTCATCGGCGGAAAAGCGCCCAGCAACGGCTGCCACTCTGTAATCGACAGGCCGGAACCGGTTAAGCGGGTCAGCCCTCCCAATAATACCTGGATCACCAGCATGCCCACTCCTATATACAGCCAGATGGCCACCGGGCGGTTATTCTTGATATTAACTGTTTCCATAAACGCTGCAAAAATAGTGAATTACGGCTCCCGAAATACTCACATTCTTTTAACAATCGCGTAATGTTCTGTTAACGCTGGCCTCTGATCTTTGCGGTGAAAATTAAACGGCAATAATTGTATTAGCTAATACTGCCCTTACAAGTAAAAAAGACAACACATTAAAAAAATAATGTCATGAAACACTTTTGTTTTGTTTTAGTTCCCAAAGCAACGATGATTGTATTAGCCACCATCCTCATTCCCTTTGTAACCATGCATGCGCAGGATAGATCATTTGCTTACAACAACCGGTTTGTAGCAGAGCAGCCTTCATCTGGTATCAAAAAGGACCTGGAAGTGGAAATCAGCCAGCCTCAGAAAGAAACGCTGAACTTCACGCTGGCAGTGATCAATCCGGAAAACGAGAAATTGACACTCTACATCAAAGATAGCTACAACAACACCCTTCACCGGGAAGTATTACCTGCAACTGTTAAATTTGAAGCACGCTACAACCTGCAATCACTCGAAGACGGCCAGTACATCTTCGAAATCAGAAGCGGAAAAAATAAAGTAGCGGAAAAAGCTATCGGTATCAAAACACAGACGATGGTTAGCAGAACCGTTTCTGTAGAAAAATAATCCTGCAACACTATTTCTGATTTGGTTAATTGGTTATTTAAATGCAAAGGAGATTATCGTCTGATAATCTCCTTCGTATTTTAATAAATATCAAAAGCTCTAAATTCCCAAATCTCTAAATATCAAAATTTCTAAATTTCTAAATGGTTACGGTTTCATCGCTTCATACACCACATCCATCATTTTACCTCTTGTGTTGAGGGCAGACAGCTTGCCATTGGAACCACCATTCGGATATACCCTGTTGCTCAGGAAGATAAACACCATTTTGCT encodes:
- a CDS encoding COX15/CtaA family protein — encoded protein: METVNIKNNRPVAIWLYIGVGMLVIQVLLGGLTRLTGSGLSITEWQPLLGAFPPMNEAAWQKAFDGYKQIAQYKYVNNHFTLSDFKFIYFWEWLHRDWARLIGVVFIIPFIYFVVKKKISKEMINPMIVLFVLGGLQGLIGWIMVKSGLNDENLYVSHIRLAVHFMSALVLLCYLFWFALKISVPAKEILKVPSLKRLNTWLLVLVAVQLIYGAFMAGLHAALVANTWPDINGAWIPAGMFSQGGFWTDIAHNTITIQFIHRGLAYLITILIAVWWWKSAQTPANSLLHGIRYLPLLLVLLQVLLGVLTLLNSQVKIPISYGILHQCVGMLLLLSLVWTLYLSRAR
- a CDS encoding alpha/beta fold hydrolase, translating into MLSSYQYPYPVHFFKLQTQGQPLTMAYMDIQPSRPNGRTVVLLHGKNFCGAYWDSTAASLTNNGYRVIIPDQVGFGKSSKPAHLQYSFQLLAQNTKALLDTLGISKAAILGHSMGGMIAARFALMYPETTTKLILENPIGLEDWKVVVPYQSVDKWYHSELKQTYDKIKQYQLDNYYAGQWKPEYEKWARLQASWIHSPDYAQVAWNAALTYDMIFTQPVYYEFPNIQAPTLLIIGQRDRTALGKANVRPDIRSSLGNYPELGKEAAKRIPHATLVPIEGVGHLPHIEAYTKFITPLLDFLQQ
- a CDS encoding patatin-like phospholipase family protein, translating into MKLFLIKTYYSFPVQLLLLHFRKYQVLLIFWVILFSTINGGFAKVFGGDALFLAPEYLGKVNFYSTAILGLATGMFIMSWQITTFILHTGRFKFLATTSQPFFRYCLNNSLIPLAFFICLLYRGWSYQRYEQLSSVPEILLLGEGFICGALFVVFFGFFYFFNADKNIGRRLERRFGNPRNFLRVILKPTQEPDENALPVHNYFSTPWKIRRARNVDHYNKHYLDSILKQHHFAAMITVGCALIFLVILAYMMDYEVFRIPAGASVLIFFAFLIGVAGAYSYLLQTWSIPVVLVLLFGLNWMVEHNWVDNRNKAYGLDYQQKKARPEYSVEALQRFFTRERYEADRKQSLDILKKWRSKFPAHKKPQLVVLNFSGGGSRSATWSLHVLQRLDSLLQGRLMKHTVLMTGASGGMLGASYFRELYYQQRMGKPIRLTDSIYTERVSRDLLNSVFSAMAVNDFITPWRTFKMDNKRYAKDRGYAFEMQLNQNTDNALNKILRDYKAPEQNAEIPMLIWNATINADGRRLMISPQPISYLCSPQYLYPTRQVRDIDGVDFAQYYANQDAMDLKVTSAIRMCATFPYVLPNTFLPSNPIVDVMDAGIRDNFGQQTTLRFLYTFSKWINENTSGVVYIQIRDTRKNDISPIKKTKDLSDLLFEPLFTMQQHWSAMQDFDQDDLVNYMEGYFPDKFHRIIFQYVPQKQDKGAALSWHLTSREKLDIAHALDNPANQSALDFVVRLMTE